One stretch of Natronobacterium texcoconense DNA includes these proteins:
- a CDS encoding MutS-related protein, translating to MDLESIPGVGEKTARALSELDEPERALREGDVATIATAPGINQGRAVRVARGAIRAKHDDPGGFLATDRAREIYREVLGLLKERTVTDYAAQRVETFYPSPRRSRIEEVREFTSDAVERDPDPALLEALDGVSPLVQPGDVRVRERCLATADAERYSEAREAIPELSVEIVDDAQGLAELARGYSTVVAIDESFSGVTIEGDVQVRPDALENPAEIVPERPLAFFARNRDRIRAAIEVHRAADLEIDADADADLDALEEGLEQLGEDGAVAGDEELDRLTIAIDDLETAASTAESIANDRLREAIREEDVTIEGADLLSLVERGAGVDSLLSRELADEYAAAVEDARDHLVEALDLGPGEAEIARRAFVDEPTFPVERDENVVSRLREELTAAKERRAGRLKRDLAADLADQRETARTLVREALELDVELAIARFAADFACTMPEFEWDADTGFEIENGQSPVLEEPLEEIDPVDYGVSGVTLLSGVNSGGKTSLLDLVASVVVLAHMGLPVPADDARLRRFDDLHYHAKTQGTLDAGAFESTVREFADLAQSGEGSLVLVDELESITEPGASAKIIAGILEALSENDATAVFVSHLAGEIQEMADFDVTVDGIEAVGLVDGELEVNRSPVKDHLARSTPELIVEKLATDAGEAATNGGSETVAAPAFYDRLLEKFE from the coding sequence ATGGATCTCGAGTCGATCCCGGGCGTCGGCGAGAAGACCGCCAGGGCACTGTCGGAACTCGACGAACCCGAGCGCGCGCTCCGGGAGGGGGACGTCGCGACGATCGCGACTGCGCCCGGTATCAACCAGGGGCGGGCCGTCCGCGTCGCCCGCGGAGCGATTCGAGCCAAACACGACGATCCGGGTGGCTTTCTCGCGACCGACCGCGCGCGCGAGATCTACCGGGAGGTCCTCGGACTACTCAAGGAACGAACGGTCACCGACTACGCCGCCCAGCGCGTCGAGACGTTCTACCCGAGTCCGCGCCGCTCGCGCATCGAGGAGGTCCGGGAGTTCACGAGCGACGCCGTCGAACGTGATCCCGACCCTGCCCTTCTCGAGGCTCTGGACGGCGTCTCCCCGCTCGTCCAGCCCGGCGACGTCCGGGTCCGCGAGCGGTGTCTGGCGACGGCCGACGCCGAACGCTACAGCGAGGCTCGAGAGGCGATCCCGGAACTCTCCGTCGAAATCGTCGACGACGCCCAGGGACTCGCGGAACTCGCCCGTGGCTACTCGACGGTGGTCGCGATCGACGAGTCGTTCTCGGGCGTCACGATCGAAGGCGACGTCCAGGTCAGGCCCGACGCCCTCGAAAACCCCGCGGAGATCGTCCCCGAGCGCCCGCTCGCCTTCTTCGCGCGCAACCGGGATCGCATCCGGGCGGCGATCGAGGTCCACCGCGCCGCCGACCTCGAGATCGACGCCGACGCTGACGCCGATCTCGATGCGCTCGAGGAGGGACTCGAGCAACTCGGCGAGGACGGCGCCGTCGCGGGCGACGAGGAACTCGACCGCCTGACGATCGCGATCGACGACCTCGAGACGGCCGCGAGCACGGCAGAGAGCATCGCCAACGATCGGCTCCGCGAGGCGATTCGCGAGGAGGACGTCACTATCGAGGGCGCGGACCTGCTCTCGCTGGTCGAACGCGGCGCGGGCGTCGACTCCCTGCTCTCGCGGGAACTCGCCGACGAGTACGCTGCAGCAGTCGAGGACGCCCGCGATCACCTGGTCGAGGCGCTCGACCTCGGCCCTGGCGAGGCCGAGATCGCTCGCCGCGCGTTCGTCGACGAGCCGACGTTCCCGGTCGAGCGCGACGAGAACGTCGTGAGTAGACTGCGGGAGGAACTCACTGCAGCGAAGGAACGACGCGCCGGCCGGCTCAAACGTGACCTCGCGGCCGACCTCGCCGATCAGCGCGAGACCGCTCGCACGCTCGTCCGGGAAGCACTCGAACTCGACGTCGAACTCGCGATCGCCCGGTTCGCCGCGGACTTCGCGTGTACGATGCCCGAGTTCGAGTGGGACGCCGACACCGGATTTGAGATCGAGAACGGACAGTCCCCAGTACTGGAGGAACCACTCGAGGAGATCGACCCCGTCGACTACGGAGTTTCGGGCGTCACTCTACTGTCGGGGGTCAACAGCGGTGGGAAGACCTCGCTGCTGGATCTCGTCGCGAGCGTCGTCGTGCTGGCACACATGGGGCTACCGGTGCCGGCTGACGACGCCCGCCTGCGGCGGTTCGACGACCTCCACTATCACGCCAAAACCCAGGGGACGCTGGACGCCGGCGCGTTCGAGTCGACCGTCCGGGAGTTCGCTGACCTCGCCCAGAGCGGCGAGGGATCACTCGTCCTCGTCGACGAACTCGAGAGTATCACCGAACCCGGTGCGAGCGCGAAGATCATCGCCGGCATCCTGGAGGCGCTCTCCGAGAACGACGCGACTGCGGTGTTCGTTTCCCACCTCGCGGGTGAGATTCAGGAGATGGCCGACTTCGACGTCACCGTCGACGGGATCGAAGCGGTCGGACTGGTCGACGGCGAACTCGAGGTGAACCGCTCGCCGGTCAAAGACCATCTCGCGCGGTCGACGCCGGAACTGATCGTGGAGAAACTGGCGACGGACGCCGGCGAGGCGGCGACAAACGGCGGTTCCGAGACGGTTGCCGCCCCCGCCTTCTACGATCGGTTGCTCGAGAAGTTCGAGTGA
- a CDS encoding Yip1 family protein, with protein MLDAARQSLPDLLVRPSAFFEENRPAETLPIAIGLVVVLAIVLVVAVFLLGSMLAGAVEGTVTVDNPDRPPEPFCNGVGAAMETVDGCDEPETIERDAGELVQDAVTDYVGYALLSPFFMWVLGGIVLFGVSRLANGDPSLSGTFALAGWAALPELVRVLVGLATLQYVLSDLTITDHENAPAVLESALAPAEPILVGATLLVTLWQWHLLTGGLEVDADLSRAAAAVATGVPLGLLLVFSL; from the coding sequence ATGCTCGACGCCGCCCGCCAGTCCCTCCCCGACTTGCTGGTCCGCCCCTCGGCGTTCTTCGAGGAGAACCGCCCCGCCGAGACGCTCCCGATAGCGATCGGACTCGTGGTCGTCCTGGCGATCGTCCTCGTCGTCGCCGTCTTTCTGCTCGGATCGATGCTCGCTGGTGCCGTCGAAGGGACGGTAACGGTCGACAACCCCGACCGTCCGCCGGAACCGTTCTGTAACGGAGTCGGAGCGGCAATGGAGACCGTCGACGGCTGTGACGAACCCGAAACGATCGAACGCGACGCCGGCGAACTCGTCCAGGACGCGGTGACGGATTACGTCGGATACGCGCTCCTCTCGCCGTTTTTCATGTGGGTGCTCGGCGGAATCGTCCTCTTCGGCGTGTCCCGACTGGCGAACGGAGACCCGTCGCTCTCGGGCACGTTCGCGCTCGCTGGCTGGGCGGCCCTGCCGGAACTCGTCAGGGTCCTCGTCGGTCTTGCGACCCTGCAGTACGTTCTCTCCGACCTGACGATCACCGACCACGAGAACGCGCCCGCCGTCCTCGAGTCGGCACTCGCGCCGGCCGAACCGATTCTCGTAGGCGCGACGCTTCTCGTCACCCTCTGGCAGTGGCACCTGCTCACCGGCGGCCTCGAGGTCGATGCCGATCTCTCGAGAGCCGCGGCAGCGGTCGCGACGGGCGTTCCGCTGGGGCTACTGCTCGTCTTCTCGCTGTAG
- a CDS encoding amidase, whose product MPIRPPTKNDLRELGSDLYLELTDEELEFFREMAEQRLAAYETVRSYDPEPRLAGRERRERTAGRRPPDEEDPHNAWVTRCHVAGDDDGLLADLDVAIKDNVCVAGVELTCGSQVVEGYVPDVDATVVTRLLEAGATVVGKTNMDDMAITRTGHSTFGVITNPRDDDYLAGGSSGGSAVVVATGEADAAIGSDQGGSVRIPAALCGIVGHKPTYGLVPYTGCIGLEHAIDHPGPMGPDVETVARVLSAIAGSNERDLRKPSPVPVEQYHETLAGDVDDLSIGVLEEGFDRPGADEGVLERVRSGLEELEDEGAVLETVSEPMHLDADAIHTVCTAEGLLDAMIGEGLGHGWKAWYNTSWVDAFGKFRRAQADDFPPQLKLSLLVGAYANDAYHSRYYAAGMNLAVELTERYDALLEEHDLLAMPTTLRTAPEHDSDRDQYDRMRQDLVAANTAPFNRTGHPAISVPVGEVDGLPVGLMLVGSRFDDATVLDAASALEAAVAK is encoded by the coding sequence ATGCCGATTCGACCGCCGACGAAGAACGACCTTCGCGAACTCGGGAGCGATCTATACCTCGAGTTGACCGACGAGGAACTCGAGTTCTTTCGGGAGATGGCCGAGCAGCGACTCGCGGCCTACGAGACGGTCCGTTCGTACGACCCGGAGCCGCGACTCGCCGGCCGCGAGCGTCGCGAACGGACGGCAGGCAGGCGGCCGCCGGACGAGGAGGACCCTCACAACGCCTGGGTGACCCGCTGTCACGTCGCTGGCGACGACGACGGTCTTCTCGCCGATCTGGACGTCGCGATCAAGGACAACGTCTGCGTTGCAGGCGTCGAACTCACCTGTGGTTCCCAGGTCGTCGAGGGGTACGTCCCCGACGTCGACGCGACGGTCGTCACGCGGCTGCTCGAGGCCGGCGCGACGGTTGTCGGGAAGACGAACATGGACGACATGGCTATCACCCGCACGGGCCACAGCACCTTCGGCGTGATCACCAACCCCCGCGACGACGACTACCTCGCGGGCGGGTCCAGCGGCGGCAGCGCGGTCGTCGTCGCGACCGGTGAAGCCGACGCCGCGATCGGCTCAGATCAGGGTGGAAGCGTCCGCATCCCCGCTGCACTCTGTGGGATCGTCGGCCACAAACCGACGTACGGACTCGTCCCGTACACAGGGTGTATCGGCCTCGAGCACGCGATCGACCACCCGGGACCGATGGGACCGGACGTCGAGACCGTCGCCCGCGTCCTCTCGGCTATCGCGGGGAGCAACGAGCGAGATCTCCGCAAGCCGTCACCGGTCCCAGTCGAACAGTACCACGAGACTCTCGCAGGCGACGTCGACGACCTCTCTATCGGCGTTCTCGAGGAGGGATTCGACCGACCCGGAGCGGACGAGGGCGTGCTCGAACGGGTCCGGAGCGGACTCGAGGAACTCGAGGACGAGGGTGCTGTCCTCGAGACGGTCTCGGAGCCGATGCACCTGGACGCGGACGCCATTCACACCGTCTGTACGGCCGAAGGGCTCCTCGATGCGATGATCGGCGAAGGGCTGGGCCACGGCTGGAAGGCCTGGTACAACACCTCCTGGGTCGACGCGTTCGGAAAGTTCCGCCGAGCGCAGGCCGACGACTTCCCGCCACAGTTGAAACTCTCCTTGCTCGTAGGTGCCTACGCCAACGACGCCTACCACTCGCGGTACTACGCCGCGGGCATGAACCTCGCGGTCGAACTCACGGAGCGGTACGACGCGCTGCTCGAGGAGCACGACTTGCTTGCGATGCCGACGACGTTGCGGACCGCGCCGGAGCACGATTCCGACCGTGACCAGTACGACCGGATGCGGCAGGATCTGGTCGCGGCTAACACCGCACCGTTCAACCGAACCGGCCACCCCGCGATCAGCGTCCCGGTCGGTGAGGTCGACGGCCTCCCGGTCGGTCTCATGCTGGTGGGCTCGCGGTTCGACGACGCGACCGTGCTCGACGCGGCGTCCGCGCTCGAGGCGGCCGTGGCGAAGTGA
- a CDS encoding ABC transporter permease yields MELGVVVGVIVIGFVHGVLPDHGWPIAAMYALNRNRRLLYGLLAALILGVGHLISSVVLVLAYFWFSAFAEFAEGPWMRYVAGALLILLGIHEYRNGGHGHVHEHDDHEHGHDGHGHAGHEHGHDGHGHAGHEHGHDGHGHAGHEHGHDSHGHSGHEHTDHSHEHGHPNDADVHHGHDHSDDGEDGLLERIRAFLPGGGGHQHLSEEHAERGLAALGTTALLLGFAHEEPIQILAICVGTEACLELMLIYSLAVIVAIVLPTLLLIAGYEHHRERVEKLTPYLPTITAVVLIAMGLAFIVGLV; encoded by the coding sequence ATGGAACTCGGCGTCGTCGTCGGTGTGATCGTCATCGGGTTTGTCCACGGCGTGTTGCCGGATCATGGCTGGCCGATCGCGGCGATGTACGCGCTGAACCGGAATCGGCGGCTGCTGTACGGCCTGCTTGCGGCGCTGATCCTCGGTGTCGGGCATCTGATAAGCAGCGTCGTCCTCGTGCTCGCGTACTTCTGGTTCAGCGCGTTCGCCGAGTTCGCGGAGGGGCCGTGGATGCGGTACGTCGCGGGTGCGCTGTTGATTTTGCTCGGCATTCACGAGTACCGGAACGGGGGTCACGGACACGTTCACGAGCACGACGATCACGAACACGGCCACGACGGTCACGGACACGCCGGTCACGAACACGGCCACGACGGTCACGGACACGCCGGTCACGAACACGGCCACGACGGTCACGGACACGCCGGTCACGAACACGGCCACGACAGTCACGGACACTCCGGTCACGAACACACCGATCACAGCCACGAACACGGCCACCCCAATGATGCCGACGTCCACCACGGACACGACCACTCCGACGACGGCGAAGACGGTCTCCTCGAGCGGATCCGCGCTTTCCTCCCCGGCGGCGGTGGGCACCAGCACCTGAGCGAGGAACACGCCGAACGCGGACTGGCCGCACTCGGAACGACGGCACTCCTGCTCGGCTTTGCCCACGAGGAACCGATCCAGATCCTGGCGATCTGTGTCGGAACGGAGGCCTGTCTCGAGTTGATGTTGATCTACTCGCTGGCGGTGATCGTCGCGATCGTGCTCCCGACGCTGCTTTTGATCGCGGGCTACGAACACCACCGCGAGCGGGTCGAGAAACTCACGCCGTACCTGCCGACGATCACGGCTGTCGTCCTGATTGCGATGGGACTCGCCTTCATCGTGGGACTCGTCTGA
- a CDS encoding DUF6789 family protein gives MSVPDRLRQLRPAGDPDDRTEETDERSRLEHAAYASARGLQAGFVATLIMTAFRLPILRSLPPSANFWAQYVSGDDPEEHPVAGLVLHFVYGMQAGAVFGGLFALQDAERSIEPEQRGLVWGSVYGMALSAFGSQIMLRELLDIRLENDELALFHAGHLVYGIALGAWVGSRTEGVEDPETEYEYSDGN, from the coding sequence GTGTCCGTTCCTGACCGGTTACGACAGCTTCGACCCGCCGGCGACCCCGACGATCGAACCGAAGAGACCGACGAACGATCCCGACTCGAGCACGCGGCCTACGCTTCGGCTCGCGGGCTCCAGGCGGGGTTCGTCGCGACGCTGATTATGACGGCGTTTCGGCTCCCGATCCTGCGGTCGCTGCCGCCGTCGGCAAACTTCTGGGCGCAGTACGTCTCCGGTGACGATCCCGAGGAGCATCCGGTCGCCGGCCTCGTCTTGCACTTCGTCTACGGGATGCAGGCCGGAGCCGTCTTCGGTGGGCTGTTCGCGTTGCAAGACGCCGAGCGATCCATCGAACCCGAACAGCGTGGGCTCGTCTGGGGATCGGTGTACGGGATGGCGCTGTCGGCGTTCGGCTCGCAGATCATGCTCCGCGAATTGCTCGACATTCGACTCGAGAACGACGAACTGGCGCTGTTTCACGCCGGTCATCTCGTCTACGGGATCGCACTCGGGGCCTGGGTCGGCTCGCGGACGGAAGGCGTCGAAGATCCAGAGACGGAGTACGAGTACAGTGACGGGAACTGA
- the tatC gene encoding twin-arginine translocase subunit TatC produces the protein MADEPGDDEAVRESEESRLRPSDESDADADSNADDDLESEPESAPESDTTTDDESVDTADDPPVETDGEGAVGDRHEPGAGPEEYPDYPDPDDDVGGISTPPDDEEMPLADHIEEMVLRLAVVLLFGAAGTAIGLLWASQAIEHIWFNIFPYDIEQVPPPHVYHPLELWLTRIKVSALLGIMVALPAFVYECYLFMKPGLYPNERKYYLAAVPTSVVLAAVGMLFSYVLVLPILFEYFTFYAEGSADIAYALGDTFDLIITLIGFLAIVFQIPLFIMLAIMMGVTTRRWLAQKRLYFWAAFAGLAFMFTMDPTMMAPVLVAITMILLFEGTLAILKWVGRE, from the coding sequence ATGGCGGACGAGCCGGGAGACGACGAAGCGGTTCGGGAGTCCGAGGAGTCGCGACTTCGCCCGTCCGACGAGTCAGACGCCGACGCGGACTCGAACGCCGACGACGACCTCGAGTCCGAACCGGAGTCAGCGCCCGAATCGGACACTACGACCGACGACGAGTCCGTCGATACGGCGGACGATCCTCCAGTCGAAACCGACGGAGAGGGAGCCGTCGGCGACCGACACGAACCGGGGGCCGGTCCGGAGGAGTATCCGGACTATCCCGATCCCGACGACGACGTCGGCGGTATCTCGACGCCGCCGGACGACGAGGAGATGCCGCTGGCCGATCACATCGAAGAGATGGTGCTCCGGCTCGCGGTCGTCCTCCTGTTCGGCGCGGCCGGGACCGCGATCGGCCTGCTCTGGGCGTCACAGGCGATCGAGCACATCTGGTTCAACATCTTCCCCTACGACATCGAGCAGGTGCCGCCGCCGCACGTCTACCACCCGCTCGAGCTGTGGTTGACCCGGATCAAGGTCTCGGCACTGCTTGGGATCATGGTCGCGTTGCCGGCGTTCGTCTACGAGTGTTACCTGTTCATGAAACCGGGGCTGTACCCCAACGAACGCAAGTACTACCTCGCGGCGGTTCCGACGAGCGTCGTGCTCGCGGCCGTGGGAATGCTGTTTTCCTACGTGCTCGTGCTCCCGATCCTCTTCGAGTACTTCACCTTCTACGCGGAGGGAAGTGCGGACATCGCCTACGCTCTCGGCGATACGTTCGACCTGATCATCACGTTGATCGGCTTCCTCGCGATCGTCTTCCAGATTCCGCTCTTTATTATGCTCGCGATCATGATGGGCGTGACGACCAGACGCTGGCTCGCCCAGAAGCGACTCTACTTCTGGGCCGCCTTCGCCGGGCTTGCCTTCATGTTCACCATGGACCCGACGATGATGGCACCCGTCCTCGTGGCTATCACGATGATCCTGCTGTTCGAGGGAACGCTGGCGATCCTGAAGTGGGTCGGGCGGGAGTGA
- a CDS encoding twin-arginine translocase subunit TatC encodes MSSAVDEDTVQAINSGRETLGAMLSSAQTHLQKVFIVFVVGFMGAFWALRVYIWDFLEETAKAEMSQFVAGSTDIITRTPFEVILLQAKIGMLVGVLVAIPALLYFAREKLKERGYDSVVPISRLYIAGFVVSSFALFWGGVVYAYGIFFPYAFDFLASNAVHTGVKPSFGITEFTEFMALLTLSFGLAAQLPLFMGVLSYTEIVPYETFRDKWRHAIVGVTVFGALFSPPDPFTLIMWAMPMVVLYVFSLGLAKVVSNTRRRGAAEAPGSGTEHIKRLVLKFLGALAIVATATAAAVNQGAFDYLREHVYPALPDYLQPSGDDPAGLESLALEYGLLGEVAVGLTAAVLVGFLVLLAYTLKVLQGPIYPREGDIRNADDPEDVDFETLAAEDIEDVPAQVFLAMSEDDALEYSRKAMYDDNREKAEAILNRFDSLEKAEKEAAEGDASGTESTSKSAVSAADEAEESGGVFSSTAAGMLDPFTEEETTEDDIGGYAYDIAFVFNSLTSKMFRIVGLLMVVMGGTFFWLYQGGLRQVLTTFLGQVPEAILQEVAVRNGVDPSGMPLDELIMQMDIVIALHPVEVLIFNVKVSVIASVIAVLPLILYYAWPALKERGMVYGDRRIFIVWGGSLLGGFAAGTYLGFFWIAPAVISYLVSDAITNQMVVSYRISSFFWLVIFTTVGIGFLFNIIVTMALFHVGGIVSYRTMLRGWRPVVVGIFAIAAIASPKGILTMLLFAIPIALTYVLGLGVLYLLTGGGRLFGGEGGGPDLETGLLGR; translated from the coding sequence ATGAGTTCTGCCGTCGACGAGGACACCGTCCAGGCAATCAACTCCGGACGCGAAACCCTCGGTGCGATGCTCTCGAGCGCTCAGACGCATCTTCAGAAGGTATTTATTGTCTTCGTCGTCGGCTTCATGGGCGCGTTCTGGGCCCTGCGGGTCTACATCTGGGACTTCCTGGAGGAGACCGCTAAAGCCGAGATGAGTCAGTTCGTCGCCGGTTCGACGGACATCATTACCCGGACGCCGTTCGAGGTGATCCTGTTACAGGCGAAGATCGGGATGCTGGTCGGGGTCCTCGTCGCGATTCCCGCCTTGCTCTACTTCGCCCGGGAGAAGCTCAAGGAACGCGGCTACGACAGCGTCGTTCCGATCTCGCGGCTCTACATCGCCGGTTTCGTCGTGAGTTCGTTCGCCCTGTTCTGGGGCGGCGTCGTCTACGCCTACGGCATCTTCTTCCCGTACGCGTTCGACTTCCTCGCGAGCAACGCCGTCCACACCGGCGTCAAACCCAGTTTCGGGATCACCGAGTTCACCGAGTTCATGGCGCTGCTGACGCTATCGTTCGGGCTCGCCGCCCAGCTCCCGCTCTTTATGGGCGTCCTCTCGTACACCGAGATCGTCCCCTACGAGACGTTCCGGGACAAGTGGCGCCACGCAATCGTCGGCGTCACCGTCTTCGGTGCCCTGTTCTCCCCGCCGGACCCCTTCACCCTGATCATGTGGGCGATGCCGATGGTCGTCCTCTACGTCTTCAGTCTCGGTCTCGCGAAGGTCGTCTCGAACACGCGTCGCCGCGGTGCGGCCGAAGCACCCGGCTCCGGGACCGAACACATCAAGCGACTCGTCCTGAAATTCCTCGGGGCGCTGGCGATCGTCGCCACCGCCACCGCCGCCGCCGTCAACCAGGGCGCATTCGACTACCTCCGGGAGCACGTCTACCCGGCACTTCCGGATTACCTCCAGCCCTCTGGTGACGACCCCGCCGGTCTCGAGTCGCTCGCCCTCGAGTACGGCCTGCTGGGTGAGGTCGCAGTCGGCCTGACCGCCGCCGTCCTCGTCGGCTTCCTCGTTCTCCTGGCGTACACGCTGAAAGTACTCCAGGGGCCGATCTACCCGCGCGAAGGCGACATCCGAAACGCCGACGACCCCGAAGACGTCGACTTCGAGACCCTCGCAGCCGAGGACATCGAGGACGTCCCGGCACAGGTCTTCCTCGCGATGTCCGAAGACGACGCCCTCGAGTACTCCCGGAAAGCGATGTACGACGACAACCGGGAGAAAGCCGAGGCGATCCTGAACCGGTTCGACTCGCTCGAGAAGGCAGAAAAGGAAGCCGCCGAGGGAGACGCGTCGGGTACCGAAAGCACCAGCAAGAGCGCCGTGAGTGCCGCCGACGAAGCGGAAGAGAGTGGCGGTGTCTTCTCGAGTACTGCCGCCGGCATGCTCGATCCGTTTACCGAGGAGGAGACGACCGAAGACGACATCGGTGGCTACGCCTACGACATCGCGTTCGTCTTCAACAGCCTCACGTCGAAGATGTTCCGGATCGTCGGCCTCCTGATGGTGGTCATGGGCGGGACTTTCTTCTGGCTCTACCAGGGCGGACTCCGGCAGGTCCTGACGACATTCCTCGGTCAAGTTCCGGAAGCGATCCTCCAGGAGGTCGCCGTCCGCAACGGCGTCGATCCGAGCGGGATGCCACTGGACGAACTCATCATGCAGATGGACATCGTCATCGCCCTACATCCCGTCGAGGTGCTGATCTTCAACGTGAAGGTGAGCGTGATCGCCTCGGTCATCGCGGTCCTTCCGCTGATCCTGTACTACGCCTGGCCCGCACTGAAAGAGCGCGGCATGGTGTACGGCGACCGACGCATCTTCATCGTCTGGGGTGGCTCGCTGCTGGGTGGGTTCGCCGCCGGTACCTACCTCGGGTTCTTCTGGATCGCACCCGCGGTCATCTCCTATCTGGTCTCGGACGCGATCACCAACCAGATGGTCGTCTCCTACCGGATCAGCAGCTTCTTCTGGCTGGTGATCTTCACGACCGTCGGCATCGGCTTCCTCTTCAACATCATCGTTACGATGGCGCTGTTCCACGTCGGCGGCATCGTCAGCTACCGGACGATGCTTCGCGGCTGGCGGCCTGTCGTCGTCGGTATCTTCGCGATCGCTGCGATCGCCAGCCCGAAGGGAATCCTCACGATGTTGCTCTTTGCGATCCCGATCGCCCTGACCTACGTGCTCGGACTCGGCGTCCTCTACCTGCTGACCGGCGGCGGACGACTGTTCGGCGGCGAAGGTGGCGGACCCGACCTCGAGACTGGACTGCTCGGTCGATAA
- a CDS encoding ribbon-helix-helix domain-containing protein, translating to MPKISVEIPEELLEDLDDHVGDDGKFVNRSDAIRASIRKTLDILDEIDERHDRLETEE from the coding sequence ATGCCAAAGATCAGCGTCGAAATTCCGGAAGAACTGCTCGAGGACCTCGACGATCACGTCGGCGACGACGGGAAGTTCGTCAACCGCAGCGACGCGATCCGCGCGTCGATCCGGAAAACACTCGACATTTTAGACGAGATCGACGAGCGACACGACCGACTCGAGACCGAAGAGTAG
- a CDS encoding 23S rRNA (uridine(2552)-2'-O)-methyltransferase, whose amino-acid sequence MARKDHYYNKAKQEGYRSRAAYKLKQLDELENVIDRGDTVVDLGAAPGGWLQVAAERVGPDGQVIGVDLQRIKSLEDHDNVETVRGDMTEERTRERVVDAAGGKVDAVVSDMAPNMSGEYSLDQARSLHLARQAFETALELLDTDGDFVVKIFEGPDVDDFRADVEEEFQYVRATSPKASRDESSEIYFIGKGRLTAPVRPGDELEVEIEDVGNEGDGIASVEGYRLFVPSTEEGDVLTVRVDDVKPNFGFAQPLERD is encoded by the coding sequence ATGGCCCGAAAAGACCACTACTACAACAAGGCGAAACAGGAAGGCTACCGCAGCAGAGCCGCGTACAAACTCAAACAGCTCGACGAACTCGAGAACGTGATCGACCGTGGCGATACGGTCGTCGACCTCGGCGCAGCACCGGGCGGATGGCTGCAGGTCGCCGCCGAGAGGGTCGGTCCCGACGGGCAGGTCATCGGCGTCGACCTCCAGCGGATCAAATCGCTCGAGGATCACGACAACGTCGAGACGGTCCGTGGCGACATGACCGAAGAGCGAACGCGAGAGCGAGTCGTCGACGCCGCCGGCGGCAAAGTCGATGCAGTCGTCTCGGACATGGCTCCCAACATGTCCGGCGAGTACTCGCTCGATCAGGCCCGATCGCTGCACCTCGCTCGACAGGCGTTCGAAACGGCCCTCGAGTTGCTCGATACCGACGGCGACTTCGTCGTGAAGATCTTCGAGGGGCCCGACGTCGACGACTTCCGTGCCGACGTCGAGGAGGAGTTCCAGTACGTCCGCGCGACGAGTCCGAAGGCCTCCCGCGACGAGTCCTCCGAGATCTACTTCATCGGAAAGGGACGGCTCACTGCACCAGTCCGGCCGGGCGACGAACTCGAGGTCGAGATCGAAGACGTCGGCAACGAAGGTGACGGTATCGCCTCCGTCGAGGGCTATCGCCTCTTCGTCCCGTCGACGGAGGAAGGCGACGTCCTCACCGTCCGAGTCGACGACGTGAAGCCGAACTTCGGGTTCGCACAGCCGCTCGAGCGCGACTGA
- a CDS encoding UPF0175 family protein, with protein sequence MKTVTTRIPEDDEEALAELEEAMSADRSEVLRRLIRQGLSDWRTEQALDQLRDDRITLRKAAELADVPYVEMLTLASEEGIDVGYTTDDLERDLDRI encoded by the coding sequence ATGAAAACGGTCACCACACGCATCCCGGAGGACGACGAGGAGGCCCTCGCCGAACTCGAGGAAGCGATGAGCGCCGATCGGTCGGAGGTGCTTCGACGCCTGATCCGACAGGGTCTCTCCGACTGGCGGACGGAGCAGGCACTCGACCAGCTTCGTGATGACCGCATCACGCTACGGAAGGCAGCAGAGCTGGCGGACGTCCCGTACGTCGAGATGTTGACTCTCGCCTCCGAAGAAGGGATCGACGTCGGGTACACGACGGACGACCTCGAACGCGATCTCGATCGCATCTAA